In Alkalihalobacillus sp. FSL W8-0930, a single window of DNA contains:
- a CDS encoding F0F1 ATP synthase subunit delta: MSNQAVANRYAVALFQLAQSKGTLDQTGEELEVIQSVLQSTPELEKTIQHPKVTLVAKQNVIRSSFEGKVGQDVLNTLLLLLERQRFSIVPELSKAYKQLHHDLLNIAEATVYSAKPLTNEELKQVEIIFAPKAEKSRLIATNKVDTELIGGLRVRIGDRIYDGSIKGQLNRLERNLLAGNR; encoded by the coding sequence ATGAGCAACCAAGCGGTAGCAAATCGTTACGCGGTTGCTCTTTTTCAATTGGCTCAGTCAAAAGGTACACTTGATCAAACGGGCGAAGAGCTAGAGGTTATCCAATCCGTTTTACAAAGTACTCCTGAGCTTGAAAAGACGATTCAACATCCTAAAGTTACACTTGTGGCGAAGCAGAACGTCATCAGAAGCAGCTTTGAAGGTAAAGTAGGGCAGGATGTTTTAAATACATTACTCCTTTTACTTGAGCGTCAGCGCTTTTCGATTGTCCCTGAGTTATCTAAAGCCTACAAGCAGTTACATCATGATTTGTTAAATATCGCAGAAGCAACTGTGTACTCTGCGAAGCCTTTAACAAATGAAGAATTAAAGCAAGTTGAGATCATCTTTGCTCCTAAAGCGGAGAAAAGTCGTCTCATTGCAACAAATAAAGTAGACACGGAGCTGATTGGTGGACTTAGAGTTCGCATCGGCGATCGCATATATGACGGTAGCATCAAAGGTCAATTAAACCGTCTAGAACGAAACCTGTTAGCAGGAAATCGGTAG
- the atpG gene encoding ATP synthase F1 subunit gamma, with protein sequence MASLRDIKNRITSTKKTKQITRAMQMVAASKLNRAQDKAQSFDPYVKKIREVVSSMAASGSDATHPLLEQRPVKKTGYIVITSDTGLAGGYNSNLIRRLTKTLNERHNSTDEYALIVIGRIGRDLLKGRGLPIIQEMIQVADQPEFSDIKNLTSTTVEMFADQVFDELYIWHNHFVNPISQIPTESKVLPLAGLEDEQSGAGASYIYEPNEQAILDQLLPQYAESLIFGALLDGKASEFGARMTAMSAATDNANSMIDDLTLSYNRARQAAITQEITEIVGGAAALE encoded by the coding sequence ATGGCTTCATTGCGTGATATAAAAAACCGGATTACGTCCACGAAGAAAACAAAACAAATCACACGGGCAATGCAAATGGTTGCAGCTTCTAAGTTGAACCGTGCGCAGGATAAGGCACAGTCCTTTGACCCTTACGTGAAAAAGATTCGTGAAGTAGTTTCAAGTATGGCTGCAAGTGGCTCTGATGCGACACATCCATTGCTTGAACAACGTCCGGTAAAGAAAACAGGTTATATCGTTATCACATCCGACACGGGACTTGCCGGCGGATATAACAGTAACCTGATTCGTAGATTAACAAAAACCCTTAATGAGCGACATAACTCTACGGATGAGTATGCATTGATCGTGATTGGACGAATTGGCCGTGACCTTTTAAAAGGACGTGGACTTCCAATTATCCAAGAAATGATTCAAGTGGCAGACCAACCGGAGTTCAGTGATATTAAGAATCTAACAAGTACGACTGTTGAAATGTTTGCTGATCAAGTGTTTGATGAGTTATACATTTGGCATAACCACTTCGTGAACCCGATTTCTCAGATCCCGACAGAAAGCAAAGTATTGCCGCTTGCGGGACTTGAGGATGAACAATCAGGCGCGGGTGCGTCGTACATTTATGAGCCAAACGAACAAGCCATTCTTGACCAATTGCTGCCTCAATATGCAGAAAGCTTGATTTTCGGTGCTCTGCTTGATGGAAAGGCCAGTGAATTTGGTGCAAGAATGACAGCGATGAGTGCTGCAACGGATAATGCAAACTCTATGATTGATGACTTAACACTTTCCTATAACCGTGCACGTCAGGCGGCTATTACGCAGGAAATCACAGAAATTGTCGGTGGAGCAGCCGCTCTCGAGTAG
- a CDS encoding F0F1 ATP synthase subunit epsilon, whose translation MPTVQASVVTPDGTVYEGDVDMVVVRTVEGELGILPNHIPLVSPLAIGIARMKKGSSEDRIAVSGGFVEVRPDKVTILAEASERPSDIDVDRAQQAKERAEKRVNAGSQDGINTVRAKAALERALNRLKVAGK comes from the coding sequence ATGCCAACTGTTCAAGCCAGCGTCGTCACACCCGACGGCACTGTATACGAAGGTGACGTCGACATGGTGGTTGTTCGAACTGTTGAAGGTGAACTTGGTATCTTACCAAACCATATCCCGCTCGTTTCGCCACTTGCCATCGGCATAGCCCGAATGAAAAAAGGCTCATCCGAAGACAGAATCGCGGTCAGCGGCGGATTCGTAGAAGTACGACCGGATAAGGTTACCATTTTAGCAGAAGCATCCGAACGACCGTCTGATATCGACGTCGACCGCGCCCAACAAGCCAAAGAACGCGCCGAAAAACGAGTAAACGCCGGAAGCCAAGACGGCATCAACACCGTCCGCGCCAAAGCCGCCCTCGAACGTGCTCTCAACCGCTTGAAGGTCGCTGGGAAATAA
- a CDS encoding nuclease-related domain-containing protein, translating into MTLKERVIPWKLQQLRAIERRMASVPAKLKEDLNVYESGYRGEQNLDYHLSFLDGEAYHVLHDLRLRGENGYYFQIDCLVVTPHVLVIVEVKNLVGRFQFRDELGQMVRVWKGEEVVMPNPLNQIRRQQSQLSGWLLSHSFPLLPIESVLVFAHPSTIIHATEEGKRSLSRVIHAEGIVPRLEKISKKFSLNGRKQTISSTCRKLIKKLIQSHTPLYSPILESYNLNPQSLIKGVFCTECNKPHMIRQSKSGRWTCKHCNTTSKTAHVQALEDYFLLIKPTISNQELRDYLQIDSSAVAYQLLKRLDVKRTHKNKHCYYHLTLPLRLK; encoded by the coding sequence ATGACCTTAAAAGAAAGAGTTATTCCATGGAAACTTCAGCAATTACGAGCAATTGAACGGCGAATGGCCTCCGTACCAGCTAAGCTGAAAGAGGATTTGAATGTGTATGAATCTGGCTATCGAGGTGAGCAGAATCTCGATTATCACCTGAGCTTTTTGGATGGAGAGGCGTATCATGTGTTGCACGACTTGCGGTTACGAGGAGAGAATGGATACTATTTTCAAATCGACTGCCTGGTGGTGACGCCGCATGTTCTGGTGATTGTTGAAGTGAAGAATCTGGTCGGGCGGTTTCAGTTTCGGGATGAGTTGGGGCAGATGGTTCGGGTGTGGAAGGGCGAAGAGGTTGTTATGCCGAATCCGCTGAATCAGATTAGGCGGCAACAAAGTCAGCTTTCGGGGTGGTTGTTATCTCACAGCTTTCCTCTACTCCCCATTGAATCAGTACTTGTATTTGCTCATCCATCAACGATCATTCATGCAACTGAGGAAGGTAAACGTTCCTTAAGTAGAGTCATTCATGCAGAAGGGATTGTGCCGAGGTTGGAGAAGATTTCTAAAAAGTTCAGCCTTAACGGGAGAAAACAAACGATCTCTTCCACCTGTAGAAAATTGATCAAAAAGTTAATCCAATCACATACCCCACTTTATTCTCCCATCCTTGAATCGTATAACCTTAACCCGCAGAGTCTTATCAAAGGCGTCTTCTGTACTGAATGTAACAAGCCACACATGATTCGACAATCTAAAAGTGGACGTTGGACGTGTAAACACTGTAATACAACTTCTAAAACAGCCCATGTGCAAGCGCTCGAAGACTATTTTCTGCTGATCAAACCGACTATATCCAATCAAGAATTACGAGACTACCTGCAGATTGATTCGAGTGCTGTTGCCTATCAATTATTAAAAAGACTTGATGTAAAACGAACACACAAAAATAAGCATTGTTATTACCATCTCACTCTTCCATTAAGATTAAAGTAA
- the atpA gene encoding F0F1 ATP synthase subunit alpha produces the protein MSSIKAEEISSLIKQQIENYEANVEVQDVGTVIRVGDGIAFAHGLENVMAGELLEFSNGVMGMAQNLEENTIGIIILGPYLGIREGDEVKRTGRIMEVPVGEELLGRVVNSLGQPVDGLGPINTTKSRPIEGNAPGVMDRKSVHEPLQTGIKSIDSMIPIGRGQRELIIGDRQTGKTSIAIDTILNQKDQDMICVYVAIGQKESTVSNVVETLRQRGALDYTIVVSAGASDPAPMLFLSPYTGVTMAEEFMYNGKHVLVIYDDLSKQAAAYREMSLLLRRPPGREAFPGDVFYLHSRLLERAAKLSDDKGAGSITALPFIETQAGDVSAYIPTNVISITDGQVFLQSDLFYSGVRPAVNPGISVSRVGGSAQIKAMKKVAGTLRLDLASYRELEAFSQFGSDLDAATQAKLNRGVRTVEILKQDLNKPVPVEKQVAILFTLVNGYLDDIPVKDVLRFEAELFTFFDHNKKDLLDHIRTTGNLPDDGEFRAAIQEFKKGFNVSES, from the coding sequence ATGAGCAGCATTAAAGCTGAAGAAATTAGCTCGCTGATTAAGCAGCAAATTGAGAACTATGAAGCAAATGTTGAAGTTCAAGACGTTGGTACGGTTATCCGCGTTGGGGATGGAATTGCGTTCGCTCATGGTCTTGAGAATGTAATGGCTGGTGAATTACTTGAGTTCTCAAATGGCGTTATGGGTATGGCTCAGAACCTGGAAGAGAACACGATTGGTATCATCATTCTTGGTCCTTACCTTGGTATTCGTGAAGGTGACGAGGTTAAGCGTACTGGCCGTATCATGGAGGTTCCAGTTGGAGAAGAGCTTCTTGGACGTGTTGTTAACTCACTTGGACAGCCAGTTGATGGACTTGGTCCAATCAACACAACAAAGAGTCGTCCAATTGAAGGAAATGCACCTGGTGTAATGGATCGTAAGTCTGTACACGAGCCACTTCAAACAGGGATTAAATCAATTGATTCCATGATTCCAATTGGTCGTGGTCAGCGTGAGTTAATCATCGGTGACCGTCAAACAGGAAAAACATCAATCGCGATTGATACAATCCTGAACCAAAAAGACCAGGACATGATCTGCGTATACGTTGCGATCGGTCAAAAAGAATCAACTGTGTCAAACGTTGTAGAAACACTTCGTCAACGTGGTGCGCTTGATTACACAATCGTTGTATCTGCTGGTGCATCTGACCCAGCACCAATGCTTTTCCTATCTCCATACACTGGGGTAACTATGGCAGAGGAGTTCATGTATAACGGCAAGCACGTTCTTGTGATCTATGATGATCTTTCTAAACAAGCTGCAGCTTACCGTGAAATGTCCCTATTGCTACGTCGTCCTCCAGGTCGTGAGGCATTCCCAGGGGATGTATTCTATCTTCACTCTCGCTTACTTGAGCGTGCAGCGAAGCTAAGTGACGATAAAGGCGCTGGTTCAATCACAGCTCTACCATTTATCGAAACACAAGCTGGTGACGTATCAGCATACATTCCAACAAACGTAATCTCAATCACAGACGGACAGGTCTTCTTACAATCTGACCTATTCTACTCTGGTGTACGTCCAGCCGTTAACCCGGGTATCTCTGTATCCCGTGTCGGTGGATCTGCTCAAATTAAAGCAATGAAAAAGGTAGCGGGTACACTGCGTCTTGATCTTGCTTCATACCGTGAGCTAGAGGCATTCTCTCAATTCGGATCAGACCTTGACGCTGCAACACAAGCGAAGCTGAACCGTGGTGTACGTACAGTTGAGATCTTAAAGCAAGACCTAAACAAACCAGTTCCAGTTGAAAAGCAAGTAGCAATTCTGTTTACGCTTGTTAATGGATACTTAGATGATATTCCAGTTAAAGATGTTCTTCGTTTTGAAGCAGAACTATTTACATTCTTTGACCACAACAAAAAAGACTTGCTTGATCATATTCGCACAACTGGTAACCTACCTGACGATGGCGAATTTAGAGCAGCAATTCAAGAGTTCAAAAAAGGATTTAACGTTTCTGAGAGCTAA
- a CDS encoding BCCT family transporter, with protein MNRRDWSKTKEMLNWPVFLISGGLLLAFVLFSLFNVSWTSKYVDAGFDLAIRYFGPYWQVLLIATFLVGAYIAFSSSGNVVLGNLKKPEMSFYKYLAIIVTTGLGAGGVFWAASEPMYYFIDTPPVFNGIEGGTEAAIAPALAQSFLSWGFTAWSVYGAISCIVIMYAHNHRGMPLKPRTLLYPIFGEKIKNSAWGTVADVVCIIGAAAGTIGPIGFLGLQVSYGVNVLFGWPNTFMTQVIIILALSSVVLLSTITGIEKGIQILSSLNVRAALVIAVVLLVFGPGGFLVDSFITSTGFYLNEFITMSTFRGDNAWLGSWTLFFFGWFIGFGPLVALLVARVSRGRTIREIFLVVAVLTPIITNIWFTVLGGSGIHYELNNAGSISGPLFENGLPAAIIAIAHQMPFGTIMPFVFLLLTTLFVVTTVDSMSYSLAMSVTGVGNPPKPVRVFWAVIMAVIAIILINIGGGGIGALQSFVVIAAVPVSILMLPLLWHAPRVARILAKEQGFIKK; from the coding sequence ATGAATCGCAGAGATTGGAGTAAGACTAAAGAGATGTTGAATTGGCCAGTGTTCCTAATTAGTGGGGGATTGCTGCTGGCTTTTGTCTTATTCTCTTTATTTAACGTAAGTTGGACGTCGAAATATGTGGACGCAGGCTTTGATTTAGCGATCCGTTATTTCGGTCCGTATTGGCAAGTTCTACTGATTGCAACATTTTTAGTGGGAGCCTACATTGCTTTTTCTTCGAGTGGTAATGTGGTTCTGGGTAATTTGAAAAAACCGGAGATGAGTTTTTACAAATATTTAGCCATTATTGTAACGACTGGACTCGGAGCAGGTGGGGTGTTCTGGGCTGCATCAGAACCGATGTATTATTTCATTGATACGCCACCCGTATTTAACGGAATTGAGGGTGGAACAGAGGCGGCTATTGCCCCTGCGCTCGCTCAAAGTTTCCTATCCTGGGGATTTACCGCATGGTCGGTGTATGGTGCCATTAGTTGTATCGTGATTATGTACGCTCACAATCATCGAGGCATGCCACTGAAACCTCGCACCTTGCTTTATCCGATTTTCGGAGAAAAGATTAAGAATAGTGCCTGGGGAACTGTTGCAGATGTTGTTTGTATTATCGGAGCTGCCGCTGGAACCATTGGTCCAATTGGATTTTTGGGATTACAGGTGAGTTACGGTGTCAATGTGCTGTTTGGCTGGCCAAATACATTTATGACACAAGTGATCATTATTCTAGCGTTAAGTTCAGTAGTTCTGCTTTCTACAATCACTGGTATTGAAAAAGGAATTCAAATTCTTAGTAGTTTAAATGTAAGAGCAGCTCTTGTCATTGCTGTTGTTTTACTAGTGTTTGGACCCGGAGGATTCCTTGTAGATTCATTTATCACGTCTACGGGATTTTATCTCAATGAGTTTATAACGATGAGTACCTTTAGAGGCGATAATGCGTGGTTAGGATCGTGGACCTTGTTTTTCTTTGGCTGGTTTATCGGTTTTGGACCGCTTGTTGCACTTCTTGTTGCTCGCGTCTCACGGGGACGCACCATTCGAGAGATCTTTCTAGTGGTCGCGGTGTTAACACCAATTATCACAAATATTTGGTTTACAGTGCTTGGAGGAAGCGGAATTCATTATGAGTTAAACAACGCAGGTAGTATTAGTGGCCCACTATTTGAAAATGGTCTACCGGCGGCAATCATTGCGATTGCTCATCAGATGCCATTCGGCACGATTATGCCATTTGTCTTTCTACTACTCACTACTTTGTTTGTTGTAACAACGGTCGATTCAATGTCCTACTCACTCGCAATGAGTGTGACAGGTGTTGGGAACCCTCCTAAACCTGTGCGAGTGTTTTGGGCTGTCATTATGGCAGTTATTGCTATTATCTTGATCAATATCGGAGGAGGGGGAATTGGAGCCCTACAATCATTTGTTGTCATTGCGGCCGTCCCTGTGTCCATCTTGATGCTACCACTTCTTTGGCACGCGCCGAGAGTGGCCAGAATTCTTGCAAAAGAACAAGGCTTCATAAAAAAATAA
- the atpF gene encoding F0F1 ATP synthase subunit B, with protein sequence MGFEIPWGSIAVQLIGFVILLALLSKFALRPLLGIMEQREKLVNDQIDSAERNRKDAEELLNQQREELNKAKKEAQGIIENAKKLGEQQGLDIVKASKEEAQRMKDTAIAEIQNEKDQAVVALREQVASLSVLIAQKVIEKELDEKAQEQLIQDYLKQAGEEL encoded by the coding sequence ATGGGATTTGAAATACCATGGGGTTCAATTGCTGTTCAATTAATTGGTTTTGTTATTCTACTTGCGTTACTGAGCAAATTTGCTCTTAGACCTCTACTAGGCATCATGGAGCAACGTGAGAAATTAGTGAACGACCAAATTGATTCAGCGGAACGCAATCGTAAAGATGCGGAAGAACTTCTTAACCAGCAGCGTGAAGAATTAAACAAAGCGAAAAAAGAAGCGCAAGGAATCATTGAAAATGCAAAGAAACTAGGCGAGCAGCAGGGGCTAGATATTGTCAAAGCCTCGAAAGAAGAAGCTCAGCGTATGAAAGATACAGCGATTGCTGAAATCCAAAATGAGAAAGACCAGGCTGTTGTGGCTCTTCGCGAACAGGTCGCGTCTTTATCAGTCTTAATTGCCCAAAAGGTTATTGAGAAAGAATTGGATGAGAAGGCTCAAGAACAGTTGATTCAAGACTATCTTAAACAAGCGGGCGAAGAGCTATGA
- the atpE gene encoding F0F1 ATP synthase subunit C has product MLFLGIALAAGFAAIGGAIAVAIIVKATLEGVTRQPELKSTLQTLMFIGVPLAEAVPIIAIVISILMLFGIGG; this is encoded by the coding sequence ATGTTATTTTTAGGTATTGCTCTTGCAGCAGGTTTCGCCGCTATTGGTGGTGCGATTGCGGTTGCTATCATCGTTAAAGCAACTCTTGAAGGTGTAACTCGTCAACCAGAACTTAAGTCAACACTTCAAACACTTATGTTTATTGGTGTACCATTGGCAGAGGCTGTGCCGATCATTGCGATTGTTATCTCAATCCTAATGCTTTTCGGAATCGGTGGTTAA
- the atpD gene encoding F0F1 ATP synthase subunit beta — translation MSTGRIIQITGPVVDVQFVDGNLPLINNALTVNQQGGASGAVEVSVTLEVALHLGNNTVRTIAMSSTDGLVRGTAVVDTGAPISVPVGEATLGRVFNVLGDEIDLKFKDPVESGVRRDPIHREAPAFDELTTATEILETGIKVVDLLAPYTKGGKVGLFGGAGVGKTVLIQELINNVAQEHGGISVFAGVGERTREGNDLYHEMTDAGVIKKTAMVFGQMNEPPGARMRVALSGLTMAEYFRDEQGADVLLFIDNIFRFTQAGSEVSALLGRLPSAVGYQPTLATEMGQLQERITSTKKGSVTSIQAIFVPADDYTDPAPATAFAHLDATTNLERKLTEMGIYPAVDPLASTSRALSPEVVGEEHYSVARRVQQTLQKYRELQDIIAILGMEELSEDDKLVVARARRIQFFLSQNFHVAEQFTGQKGSYVPLKETIKGFSEILSGKYDDLPEDAFRLVGRIEEVVEKAGQMA, via the coding sequence ATGAGCACAGGGCGTATTATTCAAATTACAGGGCCTGTTGTTGACGTTCAATTTGTCGATGGCAACCTTCCTTTAATTAACAATGCCTTAACCGTAAATCAACAAGGTGGCGCATCAGGTGCGGTTGAAGTTTCCGTAACCTTAGAAGTTGCCCTACACCTTGGTAACAATACTGTTCGTACGATTGCAATGAGCTCAACAGACGGACTTGTTCGTGGAACAGCCGTTGTTGACACAGGTGCACCAATCTCTGTACCAGTTGGGGAAGCGACACTTGGTCGTGTATTCAACGTACTAGGTGATGAGATTGACCTTAAGTTCAAAGATCCAGTAGAAAGTGGCGTTCGTCGTGACCCAATTCACCGCGAAGCACCTGCTTTTGATGAGTTAACAACAGCTACTGAAATCCTTGAAACAGGAATCAAAGTAGTAGACTTACTTGCTCCTTATACAAAGGGTGGTAAGGTTGGACTATTTGGAGGAGCGGGAGTAGGTAAAACCGTTCTTATCCAAGAGCTTATCAACAACGTTGCCCAAGAGCACGGCGGAATCTCTGTATTCGCTGGAGTTGGAGAGCGTACGCGTGAAGGAAATGACTTGTACCATGAAATGACAGATGCCGGCGTTATCAAGAAAACAGCGATGGTATTCGGTCAAATGAACGAGCCACCTGGTGCCCGTATGCGTGTAGCACTAAGTGGATTAACAATGGCAGAGTACTTCCGTGATGAGCAAGGCGCAGACGTACTACTTTTCATTGATAACATCTTCCGTTTCACACAAGCAGGTTCAGAGGTTTCTGCCCTACTTGGACGTCTTCCATCTGCCGTTGGTTACCAGCCAACACTAGCAACTGAGATGGGTCAATTACAAGAGCGTATCACAAGTACGAAAAAAGGATCTGTTACATCGATCCAAGCAATCTTCGTACCTGCCGATGACTACACGGATCCAGCACCAGCAACAGCGTTCGCTCACTTGGATGCAACAACAAACCTTGAGCGTAAGCTAACAGAAATGGGTATCTACCCAGCTGTGGATCCGTTAGCATCAACATCTCGCGCGCTTTCTCCAGAAGTTGTAGGAGAAGAGCATTACTCTGTAGCACGTCGTGTTCAGCAGACACTTCAGAAGTACCGTGAGCTTCAAGACATTATCGCGATCCTAGGAATGGAAGAGCTATCTGAGGATGACAAGCTAGTCGTTGCACGTGCGCGTCGTATCCAGTTCTTCCTAAGCCAGAACTTCCACGTAGCGGAGCAGTTCACTGGTCAAAAAGGTTCGTACGTACCACTTAAAGAAACAATCAAAGGATTCAGCGAAATCCTTTCAGGAAAATACGATGATCTGCCAGAGGACGCATTCCGTCTAGTTGGCCGCATTGAAGAAGTGGTTGAAAAAGCAGGCCAAATGGCGTAA
- a CDS encoding ATP synthase subunit I, whose amino-acid sequence MTGELETNMKRYATILGVCAAICMTGYFATSFRILFLSLLAGLAAGLVNLVLNFVDAKIIGYVALKKNRVMSLLVGVNVILRILVPVAVVYLAIILPQWLDVRFVLVGFSSVYAMLFIDSVRKFFSKER is encoded by the coding sequence ATGACAGGTGAACTTGAAACAAATATGAAAAGATATGCGACGATACTTGGAGTATGCGCCGCTATTTGCATGACGGGATATTTTGCTACCTCGTTTCGTATCTTGTTTCTAAGTCTTCTCGCTGGTTTAGCTGCAGGACTTGTGAATCTTGTATTGAACTTTGTTGATGCAAAAATCATAGGGTATGTTGCTTTGAAAAAGAATCGTGTGATGTCATTGCTCGTTGGAGTGAACGTCATCTTGCGTATCCTTGTACCAGTGGCTGTTGTGTATCTAGCAATTATACTTCCACAATGGTTAGATGTCAGATTTGTTTTGGTCGGCTTTTCATCCGTATACGCTATGCTATTCATTGACAGCGTACGAAAATTTTTTTCTAAAGAGAGGTGA
- a CDS encoding AtpZ/AtpI family protein, whose translation MPKQKSTNLWRTAGLVSMISSCLVGGVVGGLFLGLWLDRKLGTMPLFLIIFLFIGLLTGCYGMYKVIQPFLGDGDDDR comes from the coding sequence ATGCCGAAGCAAAAATCGACGAACCTTTGGAGAACAGCAGGATTAGTTTCAATGATATCCTCATGTTTGGTTGGAGGAGTGGTTGGTGGCTTATTTCTTGGCTTGTGGCTTGACCGTAAGTTAGGAACGATGCCATTGTTTCTAATCATCTTTCTGTTTATTGGACTCTTAACAGGCTGTTACGGGATGTATAAGGTGATTCAGCCATTTTTAGGAGACGGTGATGATGACAGGTGA
- the atpB gene encoding F0F1 ATP synthase subunit A, whose amino-acid sequence MAKWEIYGLTFHASTILMSFVASLIIFLLFFIGTRNLSVRPGKLQNFLEWSVDFCRNIIKANMSWDVGGRFIALAVTLLFYVFVSNMLGIPFEIYNKETHEVWWKSPTSDPALALSLSVFVVLLTHVYGIRINGLNGYLKGYVTPVWVLLPFKIIEEIANMLTLGMRLFGNIYAKEILMILIVTFGVSGFGIEGAGPLMYILSAVTSLVPLIIWQAFSIFIGSLQAYIFVMLAMVYMSHKVEAH is encoded by the coding sequence ATGGCCAAATGGGAAATATATGGACTTACTTTCCATGCCTCAACGATACTCATGTCGTTTGTCGCAAGTTTAATTATATTTCTACTCTTCTTTATTGGCACACGCAATTTATCTGTTCGTCCTGGGAAGCTACAAAACTTCTTAGAATGGTCAGTAGACTTTTGTCGAAACATTATAAAAGCGAATATGAGTTGGGACGTAGGCGGCCGTTTTATTGCATTGGCTGTAACACTACTATTCTACGTATTTGTTAGTAATATGCTAGGGATTCCTTTTGAGATTTACAACAAGGAAACGCATGAGGTTTGGTGGAAATCTCCAACATCCGATCCGGCATTAGCTCTTTCTCTTTCTGTTTTTGTCGTATTGCTAACACATGTTTATGGCATACGTATTAATGGATTGAATGGTTACTTAAAAGGTTACGTAACACCTGTTTGGGTGCTGCTACCATTTAAGATCATTGAGGAAATTGCAAACATGCTAACGCTTGGTATGCGTCTATTTGGTAACATCTACGCAAAAGAGATTCTGATGATTCTCATTGTTACATTTGGTGTTTCCGGGTTTGGCATTGAGGGAGCAGGACCGTTAATGTATATTTTATCTGCAGTGACTTCCCTAGTTCCGTTAATTATCTGGCAAGCATTCAGTATTTTCATTGGTAGCTTACAAGCATACATATTTGTCATGCTAGCAATGGTGTACATGTCTCATAAAGTCGAGGCACATTAA